A stretch of Crossiella cryophila DNA encodes these proteins:
- a CDS encoding COG1361 family protein produces the protein MGLGSRGFVLFGCMVSTAALLAACGISQAVEPSRAPVDDVDLYLMRGGAELVPGGSVERAMTVINHGRDMVGNVELFYTTPILINIDGTKKLPDGCAMYYQNKDYRVPEVVKCTLPPLKHNARVEVSLPLKIYQNAPPVPTYGAAIARPADAGKDRERNITDNIAVPGGVISLPAIAANGQARQSRAGSRLTLHTSTAAVPDKPTEAVYRIYNMGDQPAPKVRLQVVTSLYVNTSTAGPLPAGCGMVLKDPDPAVPEIVDCEIGDLAPGKSREFRIPVKAVPGGPIGQLQGVALVTRGGASRDALQSEVTIAQGMVHGPLISGVPTSPPR, from the coding sequence GTGGGGTTGGGCAGTCGTGGTTTTGTGCTGTTCGGTTGTATGGTGTCAACAGCGGCATTGCTGGCCGCTTGCGGGATCTCGCAGGCGGTGGAGCCCTCGCGGGCGCCGGTGGACGACGTGGACCTGTACCTGATGCGTGGTGGTGCGGAGCTGGTTCCCGGTGGCTCGGTCGAACGGGCGATGACCGTGATCAACCACGGGCGCGACATGGTCGGGAACGTGGAGCTGTTTTATACCACCCCTATTCTCATCAATATCGACGGCACCAAAAAGCTGCCGGACGGTTGCGCCATGTACTACCAGAACAAGGATTACCGGGTCCCCGAAGTCGTCAAGTGCACCCTGCCTCCGCTCAAGCACAACGCGCGGGTGGAGGTGAGCTTGCCGCTGAAGATCTACCAGAACGCGCCGCCGGTGCCTACCTATGGCGCCGCGATCGCGCGGCCGGCCGATGCGGGCAAGGACCGCGAGCGCAACATCACCGACAACATCGCGGTTCCGGGCGGGGTGATCTCCCTGCCCGCGATCGCCGCGAACGGTCAGGCCCGGCAGTCGCGCGCCGGATCGCGACTCACGTTGCACACCTCCACGGCGGCCGTGCCGGACAAGCCCACCGAAGCGGTGTATCGGATCTACAACATGGGGGATCAGCCCGCGCCCAAGGTCCGGCTGCAGGTGGTCACCTCGCTGTACGTGAACACGAGCACCGCGGGCCCGCTACCGGCCGGCTGCGGCATGGTGCTCAAGGACCCCGACCCGGCGGTGCCGGAGATCGTCGACTGTGAGATCGGCGATCTGGCCCCTGGCAAGTCGAGGGAGTTCCGGATCCCGGTGAAGGCCGTCCCAGGTGGTCCGATTGGGCAGCTGCAAGGCGTGGCCCTGGTGACCAGAGGCGGCGCGTCCCGGGACGCCCTTCAATCGGAGGTGACGATTGCGCAGGGCATGGTCCACGGACCGCTCATCAGCGGTGTCCCGACATCGCCACCGAGGTAG
- a CDS encoding MFS transporter — protein MALLFFVNYLDRVNVGIAAVRMNADLGFSATVFGLGAGLLFVGYTLFELPSNLVLRRVGPRRWIAVITLGWGICAASTAFIQDETGFYLLRFLLGMCEAGFLPGMILYLTEWFPRRQRGRYTALFMLAVPVTVAIGTPISTVLMDVNAFGLAGWRFMLLAEGLPAILLSGLVLKLLPDRPEQARWLPAEETAALRAALTAEQAEISTHGSGSLRAAFRDGRVYVIALIGFGISGGLYALTFFLPQIVAGFRTGPGGPSTYAIGLITAIPSALAAASMWFYARRSDRAGERIRHIALPLIPAGLALAAALYLDSPVLVMAAITVTTVGAFITLPVWWQLPAGILTGPAATGGIALIASLANTSGFLAPYLTGWLRDLTGDYRSGMLVIAAFMLIAAAATLSLGRTAAFCGTSGTP, from the coding sequence ATGGCGCTGCTGTTCTTCGTGAACTACCTGGACCGGGTCAACGTGGGCATCGCCGCGGTCCGGATGAACGCCGATCTCGGTTTCAGCGCAACGGTGTTCGGCCTGGGCGCCGGGCTGCTCTTCGTCGGCTACACCCTCTTCGAGCTGCCCAGCAACCTGGTCCTGCGCCGGGTGGGCCCCCGCCGCTGGATCGCGGTGATCACCCTGGGCTGGGGGATCTGCGCCGCGTCCACCGCGTTCATCCAGGACGAGACCGGCTTCTACCTGCTGCGCTTCCTGCTCGGCATGTGCGAGGCGGGTTTCCTGCCCGGCATGATCCTGTACCTGACCGAGTGGTTCCCCCGGCGGCAGCGCGGGCGCTACACCGCGCTGTTCATGCTCGCCGTGCCGGTCACCGTGGCCATCGGCACCCCGATCTCCACGGTGCTCATGGACGTCAACGCCTTCGGCCTGGCCGGCTGGCGGTTCATGCTGCTGGCCGAGGGCCTGCCCGCGATCCTGCTCAGCGGCCTGGTGCTGAAACTGCTGCCGGACCGCCCCGAGCAGGCGAGGTGGCTGCCCGCCGAGGAGACCGCCGCGCTGCGGGCCGCGCTCACCGCCGAACAGGCCGAGATCAGCACGCACGGCAGTGGTTCGCTGCGCGCGGCCTTCCGGGACGGCCGGGTCTACGTCATCGCGCTGATCGGCTTCGGCATCAGCGGCGGCCTGTACGCGCTGACCTTCTTCCTGCCGCAGATCGTGGCCGGTTTCCGCACCGGCCCCGGCGGCCCGTCCACCTACGCGATCGGCCTGATCACCGCGATCCCCTCCGCACTGGCGGCGGCCTCGATGTGGTTCTACGCGCGCAGATCCGACCGGGCAGGCGAACGGATCCGGCACATCGCGCTGCCGCTGATCCCGGCCGGGCTGGCACTGGCCGCCGCGCTGTACCTGGATTCGCCGGTGCTGGTGATGGCGGCGATCACGGTCACCACGGTCGGCGCCTTCATCACGTTGCCGGTGTGGTGGCAGCTGCCTGCCGGAATCCTCACCGGTCCGGCCGCCACCGGGGGTATCGCGCTGATCGCCTCGCTGGCCAATACCTCCGGTTTCCTGGCGCCCTACCTGACCGGCTGGCTCAGGGATCTCACCGGTGACTACCGGTCCGGCATGCTGGTGATCGCCGCCTTCATGCTCATCGCGGCCGCCGCCACCCTGTCGCTGGGTCGCACCGCGGCCTTCTGCGGCACATCCGGGACACCGTGA
- a CDS encoding VOC family protein, which translates to MARKFQVVVDCHNPDRMAAFWSVALGYPIQRPLDGHRSWLEYQLAKGFPANEHARFAAIADPDSGDRVCFLGVPEAKDGKNRLHLDIQATAPGDALPARQAKVDALVAELRGHGGSVLRTGRERGQYFVTMADVEGNEFCVH; encoded by the coding sequence ATGGCACGTAAGTTCCAGGTGGTTGTCGACTGCCACAACCCGGACCGGATGGCCGCTTTCTGGTCCGTCGCGCTCGGCTATCCCATCCAGAGACCGCTGGACGGCCACCGGAGCTGGCTGGAGTACCAGCTGGCCAAGGGTTTCCCGGCCAACGAGCACGCCAGGTTCGCCGCGATCGCCGATCCGGACAGCGGCGACCGGGTCTGCTTCCTCGGTGTGCCCGAGGCCAAGGACGGCAAGAACCGGCTGCACCTGGACATCCAGGCCACCGCTCCCGGTGACGCGCTGCCTGCCCGGCAGGCCAAGGTGGACGCGCTGGTGGCCGAGCTGCGCGGGCACGGCGGATCGGTGTTGCGCACCGGCCGGGAACGCGGCCAGTACTTCGTGACCATGGCCGATGTGGAAGGCAACGAGTTCTGCGTGCACTGA
- a CDS encoding AfsR/SARP family transcriptional regulator, with amino-acid sequence MRFRLLGPVSVLGPTGAALALPGKRTRALLALLLLDRPGAVSQRRLLDTVWAGQNPKDPVNALHLQIAKLRTAFAAADPEPRLHSEHGGYRLVVRPGELDVEEFGTALARGRGQLAAGRQAEAAATLRAALACWHGPALADLADLAFTEPERARLTELRLTAVEAVATAELGLGRHAALIPELTALTTEYPLRESLAGQLMLALHQSGRQPEALAVYSGLRAHLAEELGVDPSPELQERHLAVLRAPLPTGRSAPGPANGNLRHPFSAFIGRTAELTRIAALVDRHRLITLTGPGGVGKTRTALEAGRQRLGGPADGVWLVELAPLPAGGEVLEAVSSVLLPDEGTGSHASPAGLERLIGYLRGRDLLLVLDNCEHVVDSAATVVRTLLERCPGLRVLATSREALALDGEHLVPLAPLELAEAVTLFRDRAGLLAADLPADADTTAAVHRVCHRLDGLPLAVELAAARTRLFSVAEIESGLDERLRSWDNTSRGAPARHHTLRTVLDWSYELLPERERRVFTALSVFPGGCDQDAAERVCADERPAAGQVMAVLARLVDKSLLVPVRDGAGTRFRMLETVREFAWSAIDCPRRLAELRRRHAEAMYALAEQAYIGLQSPRQRQFMTRLLAELPNIRAAAAWLLEQRAANRAMMLLGMLGYFFYISGREVEGSALLARAVAAHDERPEPDSDRPFTLALGWRCFLGVSSGTLADPWPEVQRLRAVYESSANPEVITDTPITVAWIAVRLRDPEEADACLRTAEAGVSASGNPWLRSALDGVWSDKHRQDGDVAAAIASSLAALGFSESIGDDFGIVYSQLRLGDAEEHAGHLDQARKRWTQARDAALASSSPVKHSYAELRLAYLDLTEDPGTAAATLVRVRRVAEDLAMDDLLAAAANLQGLLHRAAGELAAATEAFQRAWEQRRAYPVRSVVAAAQLALLSEDHEHWAALAGQTLDTVTDRLALASLRTVLAAETMPALVALRARLPERPVATALTALA; translated from the coding sequence GTGCGTTTCCGCCTGCTGGGCCCCGTCTCCGTGCTCGGCCCGACCGGCGCCGCACTCGCGTTGCCCGGCAAGCGCACCAGGGCGTTGCTGGCGCTGTTGCTGCTGGACCGGCCGGGCGCGGTCAGTCAACGCCGACTGCTGGACACGGTGTGGGCCGGGCAGAACCCCAAGGACCCGGTGAACGCGCTGCACCTGCAGATCGCCAAGCTGCGCACCGCCTTCGCCGCCGCCGATCCGGAACCCCGGCTGCACTCCGAGCACGGCGGCTACCGGCTGGTGGTGCGGCCGGGCGAACTCGACGTGGAGGAGTTCGGCACCGCGCTGGCCAGGGGTCGCGGCCAGCTCGCCGCGGGCAGGCAGGCCGAGGCCGCGGCCACCCTGCGGGCCGCGCTGGCCTGCTGGCACGGACCGGCGCTGGCCGATCTCGCCGATCTGGCCTTCACCGAACCGGAACGGGCCAGGCTGACCGAGTTGCGGCTGACCGCGGTGGAGGCGGTGGCAACGGCCGAGCTGGGCCTGGGCAGGCATGCCGCGCTGATCCCCGAGCTGACCGCGCTGACCACCGAGTACCCGCTGCGGGAAAGCCTTGCCGGGCAACTGATGCTCGCCCTGCACCAGTCCGGCCGCCAGCCGGAGGCGCTGGCCGTCTACTCGGGCCTGCGCGCGCACCTGGCCGAGGAGCTGGGCGTGGACCCCTCGCCCGAACTCCAGGAACGCCACCTGGCGGTGCTGCGCGCGCCCCTGCCTACCGGTCGGTCGGCGCCGGGTCCGGCCAACGGGAACCTGCGGCATCCGTTCAGCGCGTTCATCGGACGCACGGCCGAACTGACCCGGATCGCCGCGCTGGTGGACCGGCATCGCCTGATCACCCTCACCGGACCCGGTGGCGTCGGCAAGACCAGGACCGCGCTGGAGGCGGGCAGGCAGCGGCTGGGCGGGCCTGCCGACGGGGTGTGGCTGGTCGAACTGGCCCCGCTGCCCGCGGGTGGGGAGGTGCTGGAGGCGGTCAGCTCGGTGCTGCTGCCCGATGAGGGCACGGGCAGCCACGCCAGTCCGGCCGGGCTGGAGCGGCTGATCGGCTACCTGCGCGGCCGGGATCTGTTGCTGGTGCTGGACAACTGCGAGCACGTGGTGGACAGCGCGGCCACCGTGGTGCGCACCCTGCTGGAGCGCTGCCCCGGCCTGCGGGTGCTGGCCACCAGCCGGGAGGCGCTGGCCCTGGACGGCGAGCACCTGGTCCCGCTGGCCCCGCTGGAGCTGGCCGAGGCGGTCACCCTGTTCCGGGACCGGGCCGGGCTGCTCGCCGCCGACCTGCCTGCCGACGCCGACACCACCGCGGCCGTGCACCGGGTCTGCCACCGGCTGGACGGCCTGCCGCTGGCGGTGGAACTGGCCGCCGCGCGCACCCGGCTGTTCAGCGTGGCCGAGATCGAGTCCGGACTGGACGAGCGACTCCGCTCCTGGGACAACACCAGCCGCGGCGCACCGGCCAGGCACCACACCCTGCGCACGGTGCTGGACTGGAGCTACGAGCTGCTGCCCGAGCGGGAGCGGCGGGTCTTCACCGCGCTGTCGGTCTTCCCCGGCGGCTGCGACCAGGACGCCGCCGAACGGGTCTGCGCCGACGAGCGGCCTGCTGCCGGGCAGGTCATGGCGGTGCTGGCCCGGCTGGTGGACAAGTCACTGCTGGTGCCGGTCCGGGACGGCGCCGGGACCCGGTTCCGGATGCTGGAGACGGTGCGCGAGTTCGCCTGGTCGGCCATTGACTGCCCTCGGCGGCTGGCCGAACTGCGCCGCAGGCACGCCGAGGCCATGTACGCACTCGCCGAACAGGCATACATCGGCCTGCAATCACCGCGGCAACGGCAGTTCATGACCAGGCTGCTGGCCGAACTGCCCAACATCCGCGCGGCCGCGGCCTGGCTGCTGGAACAGCGCGCGGCCAACCGGGCGATGATGCTGCTGGGCATGCTCGGCTACTTCTTCTACATCAGCGGCCGCGAGGTGGAGGGCAGCGCGTTGCTGGCCAGGGCGGTGGCCGCGCACGACGAGCGCCCCGAGCCGGATTCGGACCGGCCGTTCACCCTGGCCCTTGGCTGGCGGTGTTTCCTCGGCGTCTCCAGCGGGACACTGGCCGATCCGTGGCCGGAGGTGCAACGCCTGCGCGCGGTGTACGAGTCCAGCGCCAACCCGGAGGTCATCACCGACACCCCGATCACGGTGGCCTGGATCGCGGTGCGGCTGCGCGATCCCGAGGAGGCCGACGCCTGCCTGCGCACGGCCGAGGCCGGGGTGTCGGCCTCGGGCAATCCGTGGCTGCGCTCGGCGCTGGACGGGGTGTGGTCGGACAAGCACCGCCAGGACGGCGATGTGGCCGCCGCGATCGCCAGTTCGCTGGCCGCGCTGGGCTTCTCCGAGAGCATCGGCGACGACTTCGGCATCGTGTACTCCCAGCTCCGCCTCGGCGACGCCGAGGAGCACGCCGGGCACCTGGACCAGGCGCGCAAGCGGTGGACCCAGGCCAGGGACGCCGCGCTGGCCAGCAGTTCGCCGGTCAAGCACAGCTATGCCGAACTGCGCCTGGCCTACCTGGACCTGACCGAGGACCCCGGCACGGCCGCGGCCACCCTGGTCCGGGTCCGGCGGGTCGCCGAGGACCTGGCCATGGACGACCTGCTCGCCGCGGCCGCCAACCTGCAGGGCCTGCTGCACCGCGCGGCAGGGGAACTGGCCGCGGCCACCGAGGCGTTCCAGCGGGCCTGGGAGCAGCGCCGGGCCTACCCGGTGCGTTCGGTGGTGGCCGCCGCGCAGCTGGCCCTGCTCAGCGAGGACCACGAGCACTGGGCCGCGCTGGCCGGGCAGACCCTGGACACGGTGACCGACCGGCTGGCCCTGGCCAGTCTGCGCACGGTGCTGGCAGCGGAGACCATGCCCGCGCTGGTGGCGTTGCGGGCCCGGCTGCCCGAGCGGCCGGTGGCCACCGCGCTGACCGCGCTGGCCTGA
- a CDS encoding TIGR03619 family F420-dependent LLM class oxidoreductase — protein sequence MRRTPVRARLGLALPQYGHFADPALTLEVAAAAEQIGFDSLWVSDRLLLPLLPGEHHPGPHGGFPPEHGSFLDPLTLLTLAATATSSVRLGTSALHALWQPPVLLARTLTTLDQLSGGRLDVGIGLGWSSDEYQAAGVPWSGRGARLEETLDVLEAVWTGDPVEHKGPLWTVPRSTVPARPRQSPRPPLLLAGSTPRGLLRAARRADGWLAADLPLPALAATVDLVRAQTERFGRDPAVFRTPLRITPRLTADQADPSMLPGRGTVEQLTGYLRTALADSVDEVILDLQLTAGGPAELLDLAGEFHRGLRD from the coding sequence ATGCGGCGCACCCCGGTCCGGGCCCGGCTCGGGCTCGCGCTACCGCAGTACGGCCACTTCGCCGATCCGGCGCTCACCCTGGAGGTGGCCGCGGCGGCCGAGCAGATCGGGTTCGACAGCCTGTGGGTCTCCGACCGGCTGCTGCTGCCGTTGCTGCCCGGCGAGCACCACCCCGGTCCGCACGGCGGCTTTCCCCCTGAGCACGGCAGTTTCCTGGACCCGCTGACCCTGCTCACCCTGGCCGCCACCGCCACCAGCTCGGTCCGGCTGGGCACCAGTGCGCTGCACGCGCTCTGGCAGCCGCCGGTGCTGCTCGCCCGCACCCTGACCACCCTGGACCAGCTCAGCGGCGGACGGCTGGACGTGGGCATCGGACTGGGCTGGTCCAGTGATGAGTACCAGGCCGCCGGGGTGCCCTGGAGTGGCCGGGGCGCGCGGCTGGAGGAGACCCTGGACGTGCTGGAGGCGGTGTGGACCGGGGATCCGGTCGAGCACAAGGGTCCACTGTGGACAGTGCCGCGGTCGACTGTGCCTGCCAGGCCGCGGCAGTCGCCCCGGCCGCCGTTGCTGCTGGCCGGTTCCACCCCGCGCGGACTGCTGCGGGCGGCCCGGCGGGCGGACGGCTGGCTGGCCGCGGACCTGCCGCTGCCCGCGCTGGCCGCGACGGTGGACCTGGTGCGTGCCCAGACCGAGCGGTTCGGCCGGGACCCGGCGGTGTTCCGCACGCCGTTGCGGATCACCCCGCGGCTCACCGCGGACCAGGCCGATCCCTCGATGCTGCCCGGCCGCGGCACCGTCGAGCAGCTCACCGGCTACCTGCGCACCGCCTTGGCCGACAGCGTGGACGAGGTGATCCTGGACCTCCAGCTCACCGCGGGCGGCCCGGCCGAACTCCTGGACCTGGCCGGGGAGTTCCACCGCGGGTTGCGCGACTGA
- a CDS encoding DUF7065 domain-containing protein gives MPHPRRIELISSELAHEPGPEPDWQESLVLLWGDPDRGLGGFHRLGHEVNQGRGELWCGVLTPGHRFRRDERVALLPTDRSVPVFGLDTHTFTLDPDGRMRLRITEPDLDLDLIADDFAPMTSVYPPERLESVGHGTVRDHLETHGRVRGRLTLAGHTHEIDAFCVRDHSWGPRDWSLIVSHRWVIGSLGPDLSFSATVMQGTDGRFLSQGTLWRDGRGLAATGIDIVVFQESDGLSHRGGRLRMWLADGSEFSLEIETVDGWFFNAHSHIEVDTVCHARTPDGRTGYCDLGVSNGRRVTEPLFGIRAATHDGVRPRPAEGRRHVNV, from the coding sequence ATGCCCCATCCCAGACGTATCGAGCTGATCTCCAGTGAACTCGCGCACGAGCCCGGTCCGGAGCCGGACTGGCAGGAGTCCCTGGTCTTGCTGTGGGGTGATCCGGACCGCGGCCTGGGTGGCTTCCACCGGCTCGGCCACGAGGTCAACCAGGGCCGGGGCGAACTGTGGTGCGGGGTGCTCACCCCCGGGCACCGCTTCCGCCGGGACGAGCGGGTCGCACTGCTGCCTACCGATCGGTCGGTTCCGGTGTTCGGCCTGGACACGCACACCTTCACCCTGGACCCGGACGGCCGGATGCGGCTGCGGATCACCGAGCCGGACCTCGACCTGGACCTCATCGCCGACGACTTCGCCCCGATGACCTCGGTCTACCCACCCGAACGCCTCGAATCCGTCGGCCACGGCACGGTGCGCGACCACCTGGAAACGCACGGCCGGGTCCGCGGCAGGCTCACCCTGGCCGGGCACACGCACGAGATCGACGCGTTCTGCGTGCGCGACCACAGCTGGGGTCCGCGGGACTGGTCGCTGATCGTCTCGCACCGGTGGGTGATCGGCAGCCTCGGCCCGGATCTGAGTTTCTCCGCCACCGTCATGCAGGGCACCGACGGCCGGTTCCTGTCCCAGGGCACGCTCTGGCGGGACGGCCGAGGGCTGGCCGCCACCGGGATCGACATCGTGGTGTTCCAGGAGTCCGACGGCCTGTCCCACCGCGGCGGCCGGTTGCGCATGTGGCTGGCCGACGGCAGCGAGTTCAGCCTGGAGATCGAGACCGTCGACGGCTGGTTCTTCAACGCGCACAGCCATATCGAGGTCGACACGGTCTGCCACGCCCGCACCCCCGACGGCCGCACCGGCTACTGCGATCTCGGTGTCTCCAACGGCAGACGGGTCACCGAGCCCCTCTTCGGCATCCGCGCGGCCACCCACGACGGGGTGCGGCCGCGCCCGGCGGAAGGACGACGCCATGTCAACGTCTGA
- a CDS encoding PEP-utilizing enzyme, which yields MSTSEPTLPGFTLLTDPDVLEHQSGPDTAWTITNAAEAMPGVLTPLGASFWLPVCEIGLRSAFHDLGVLSAGQVRLPEQVDERISGVFAGRYAANLDVLRRMADLTPGTSGDAMERQLFGTARPGIPRANGLRRLPFVLTKAPTTVARFPRRLAALSRHIHQWWRTAVTTDLDLPGRPEQALVEASRVTAHALRAHMISAMVGPALFDRLRDLTTKAGLPGLELHLLAGDGDLEEARLVEQLRAVAHGRLPLDPVLATYGFHGPGAGEISAHSWREDPTPLHRMIETYRTAPPPVSRTDRSAAEAELFAALPRRSRSGARLVLRLARTFNPLREISKANFLKAVDAARHAARARGRELVRAGVLGDPEEVFQLTVAEIVEQVPADVAATVKSRRAQRRRLRTVRLPERWTGPAQPIPLAVASTEDIRELRGQAGAGGLAEGRARVVLDAGESDLVEPGEVLVCATTDPSWAPALGIAGAVVIDVGSPMSHGAIIARELGVPCVIGTGTGTVVLRSGDWLRVDGAAGIVTVRHRATTEPEPATAEPNAAAAAQPSSATAGPPHTAAQPSSPSPSAYTSEPTPAPAIPGNNPLLADLPLLRLLMLKGRCPATDLPHLIPNAETSLPRILTQGWALQRSGALRLTAAGRQHTAALLTEERTHLASPLLPQLYHCFSALNDNLKSIMTTWQSGDTSALPQLLDLHDQALPLAQTIAAEAPRLSCYAPRLSHAADKLRAGDLDWLAKPTIDSYHTVWFELHDDLMSLLGLTRLAEAKAGRA from the coding sequence ATGTCAACGTCTGAGCCCACCCTGCCCGGCTTCACCCTGCTCACCGACCCCGACGTGCTCGAGCACCAGAGCGGTCCGGACACCGCCTGGACCATCACGAACGCCGCCGAGGCCATGCCCGGCGTGCTCACCCCACTGGGCGCCTCGTTCTGGCTGCCGGTCTGCGAGATCGGCCTGCGCTCGGCCTTCCACGACCTGGGCGTGCTGTCCGCCGGACAGGTCCGTCTGCCCGAGCAGGTGGACGAGCGGATCTCCGGGGTCTTCGCCGGCAGGTACGCGGCGAACCTGGATGTGTTGCGCCGCATGGCAGATCTGACCCCCGGCACCTCCGGCGACGCGATGGAACGCCAGCTCTTCGGCACCGCCCGCCCCGGCATCCCGCGCGCCAACGGCTTGCGGCGCCTGCCGTTCGTACTCACCAAGGCCCCTACCACGGTGGCCCGCTTCCCCCGCCGCCTCGCCGCGCTGAGCCGGCACATCCACCAGTGGTGGCGCACCGCCGTGACCACCGACCTGGACCTGCCAGGGCGCCCCGAACAAGCCCTCGTCGAGGCCAGCCGGGTGACCGCGCACGCGTTGCGGGCACACATGATCTCCGCCATGGTCGGCCCCGCCCTGTTCGACCGCCTCCGCGACCTCACCACCAAAGCCGGTCTCCCCGGCCTGGAGCTACACCTGCTGGCCGGCGACGGCGACCTGGAAGAAGCCCGCCTGGTCGAACAACTCCGCGCGGTGGCCCACGGCCGACTCCCGCTCGACCCGGTCCTGGCGACCTACGGCTTCCACGGCCCCGGCGCGGGCGAGATCTCCGCCCACTCCTGGCGCGAGGACCCCACCCCCCTGCACCGCATGATCGAGACCTACCGCACCGCCCCACCCCCGGTCAGTCGCACCGACCGGTCCGCCGCCGAGGCCGAACTGTTCGCCGCCCTGCCCCGACGCAGCCGGTCCGGCGCACGGCTGGTGCTACGACTGGCCCGCACGTTCAACCCCCTGCGCGAGATCAGCAAGGCCAACTTCCTCAAGGCCGTCGACGCCGCCCGGCACGCCGCCCGCGCCCGCGGCCGGGAACTCGTGCGGGCCGGGGTGCTCGGCGACCCGGAGGAGGTCTTCCAGCTCACCGTCGCCGAAATCGTCGAGCAGGTGCCGGCCGACGTGGCGGCGACCGTCAAGTCCCGCCGAGCCCAGCGCCGGCGCCTGCGCACGGTCCGCCTGCCCGAACGCTGGACCGGCCCAGCCCAGCCAATTCCCCTGGCCGTGGCGAGCACCGAGGACATCAGGGAACTACGCGGCCAGGCGGGTGCGGGCGGCCTGGCCGAGGGCCGCGCCAGGGTGGTCCTCGACGCCGGGGAGAGCGACCTGGTCGAACCGGGCGAGGTGCTGGTGTGCGCGACCACGGATCCCAGTTGGGCGCCCGCGCTGGGCATCGCGGGTGCGGTGGTGATCGACGTGGGCAGCCCGATGAGCCACGGGGCGATCATCGCGCGGGAGCTGGGCGTGCCGTGTGTGATCGGGACCGGGACGGGCACGGTGGTGCTGCGGTCCGGTGACTGGCTGCGGGTGGACGGAGCCGCGGGAATCGTGACGGTGCGACACCGCGCCACCACCGAGCCCGAGCCCGCCACCGCCGAGCCAAACGCAGCCGCCGCGGCCCAGCCAAGCTCCGCCACCGCCGGGCCGCCCCACACCGCCGCCCAGCCAAGCTCCCCCTCCCCCTCTGCCTACACCTCCGAGCCGACCCCCGCCCCCGCGATCCCTGGCAACAACCCCCTCCTCGCCGACCTCCCCCTCCTCCGCCTGCTCATGCTCAAAGGCCGTTGCCCCGCAACAGATCTCCCCCACCTCATCCCCAACGCCGAAACCTCCCTCCCCCGGATCCTCACCCAGGGCTGGGCCCTCCAGCGTTCCGGCGCCCTCCGCCTCACCGCCGCCGGACGCCAGCACACCGCCGCCCTGCTCACCGAGGAACGCACCCACCTCGCCAGCCCCCTGCTCCCCCAGCTCTACCACTGCTTCAGCGCCCTCAACGACAACCTCAAGTCGATCATGACAACCTGGCAGTCCGGCGACACCTCCGCGCTGCCCCAACTCCTCGACCTGCACGACCAGGCCCTCCCCCTGGCCCAGACCATCGCCGCCGAAGCACCGCGCCTGTCCTGCTACGCACCCCGCCTCAGCCACGCCGCCGACAAACTGCGTGCCGGTGACCTGGACTGGCTGGCCAAACCCACCATCGACAGCTACCACACCGTCTGGTTCGAGCTGCACGACGACCTGATGTCCCTGCTCGGCCTGACCCGGCTGGCCGAGGCGAAGGCGGGGCGGGCCTGA